A single region of the Ignavibacteria bacterium genome encodes:
- a CDS encoding acyl-CoA dehydrogenase family protein, with product MANYFTDNVDIQFHFNHFGTDDVKEIVQISEEDYKESLHYNYAPVSFEDAMENYRAVLEVVGDLAANFIEPRSAGVDDQGAIFKDGKVTYADGTRKNLEQLAQADLMGMILPRKYGGLNFPFFIYLVSVEMISRADASLMNLFGLQDIADTIRKFGDEELAQEFLPKFSTGEYTGAMALTEPDAGSDLQAVKLSAYQNEKGEWFLRGVKRFITNGNGEVLLVLARSESGSRDGRGLSLFACYGDETVKVRRIEHKLGIHGSPTCELQFNDTPAKLVGTRRMGLIKYVLDLMFRARAGVSAQALGISQAAYEEALKYAKEREQFGKPIINLPVVTNILMDMRTTLESNRSLLYSTAITVDLKEKLEEVIDKLKKEGKPFAEVNARLKYVTRVANLLTPMAKYIVTESANKITYDALQIHGGTGYMREFKIERLARDARITNIYEGTSQLQVVAASTGVYADVLAEYFDKKDAKVYDAGLTRLQNFLKEIRVIFNECVKYVQDKKDPVFQEVAAKDLVELYSYIYTGYLLLDEAEKESRKRFIANRFIINALSHAKRNAESIKDELFSDLLHSDEILI from the coding sequence ATGGCAAATTATTTTACCGACAATGTCGATATTCAGTTTCACTTCAACCATTTTGGTACGGATGATGTGAAAGAAATTGTTCAGATAAGTGAAGAAGATTATAAAGAATCACTCCATTACAACTATGCTCCTGTTTCATTTGAAGATGCGATGGAGAATTACAGGGCGGTACTTGAAGTGGTGGGCGATCTCGCTGCAAACTTTATAGAACCCCGCTCTGCAGGTGTGGATGATCAGGGCGCAATTTTTAAAGATGGCAAGGTAACATACGCTGACGGTACAAGAAAAAATCTTGAACAGCTTGCTCAGGCTGACCTGATGGGTATGATTCTCCCACGAAAGTATGGCGGATTGAATTTCCCCTTCTTTATTTATCTTGTCTCTGTGGAGATGATTTCAAGAGCTGATGCTTCCCTCATGAATCTTTTTGGTTTGCAGGATATAGCAGACACAATCAGGAAGTTTGGAGACGAGGAACTTGCCCAGGAGTTTCTTCCAAAGTTCTCGACTGGCGAATATACAGGTGCAATGGCACTCACAGAACCCGATGCTGGCAGTGATCTTCAAGCAGTAAAACTCTCCGCATATCAAAATGAAAAAGGGGAGTGGTTCCTCCGCGGTGTAAAAAGATTTATCACAAACGGAAACGGTGAAGTGCTGCTCGTGCTTGCCCGAAGCGAAAGCGGTTCCAGGGACGGTCGCGGTCTCAGCCTTTTTGCCTGCTATGGTGATGAGACCGTAAAGGTCAGAAGAATTGAGCACAAACTCGGTATCCACGGCTCACCAACTTGTGAACTTCAGTTCAACGATACCCCGGCAAAACTGGTTGGTACCCGAAGAATGGGACTAATTAAATATGTTTTAGACCTTATGTTTCGTGCCAGAGCAGGAGTTTCTGCGCAGGCACTCGGAATCTCCCAGGCAGCATACGAAGAAGCCCTTAAATACGCTAAAGAACGGGAACAGTTCGGTAAACCGATCATTAATCTCCCTGTGGTTACAAACATCCTGATGGATATGAGGACCACTCTCGAGAGCAACAGGTCCCTTCTCTATTCAACTGCGATTACTGTTGATCTGAAAGAAAAACTTGAAGAAGTGATCGATAAACTCAAAAAAGAGGGAAAACCTTTCGCTGAAGTGAATGCGAGACTGAAATATGTCACCAGAGTTGCAAATCTTCTCACTCCGATGGCAAAGTATATCGTTACAGAATCTGCAAATAAAATCACTTATGATGCACTTCAGATTCATGGCGGAACAGGCTATATGAGGGAGTTCAAGATCGAAAGACTCGCCCGCGATGCAAGAATTACAAACATCTATGAAGGAACTTCCCAACTTCAGGTTGTTGCCGCCTCTACGGGTGTTTATGCAGATGTACTTGCAGAGTACTTCGATAAAAAGGATGCAAAGGTTTATGATGCGGGTCTGACAAGACTGCAGAATTTCCTTAAGGAGATAAGGGTTATCTTTAATGAATGTGTTAAGTATGTTCAGGATAAAAAAGATCCAGTATTTCAGGAAGTTGCTGCAAAAGATCTTGTGGAACTTTACAGCTACATTTACACAGGCTATCTGCTGCTCGACGAGGCTGAAAAAGAGTCCCGTAAACGGTTTATTGCCAACAGATTTATTATTAACGCACTTTCTCACGCCAAGAGAAACGCTGAATCGATTAAGGATGAACTCTTCTCAGACCTTCTTCATTCAGACGAAATCTTAATCTAA